In a genomic window of Streptomyces puniciscabiei:
- a CDS encoding sensor histidine kinase: MKLSTRIALAVGVSVPVLVLASGWLLLHLVSSDLRTHQNDQLRARATVVAQNAKAYLDVAGTDHPLLEQVRRRRLINSARDVGVRLKGPQDTISAGPQPEPNPTLPRNALTPVTVTSGGKDWLVLSLCVGAAAKESNTPNLWLLSPDTAEDELALVRQRVLTGALVAAALAGATAWAIAARAVLPLRRLQRRTSGLDPRTSTVRLEHTPTRITEVDDLAYTVQTVLARYDEQAARTGEALATARAFAATASHELRTPLMSMRTNLDILTDHPDLDPEDRAEVLGDLGREHTRLLGLLVMLKALAQGDLIEADAFSSLDLGELVEASVCDLRRTRPDAEVSVRTTAGVRVDGWEQGLRSAVDNLLTNAWTHGRAEDGVARIEVTLRPPLGGREATAVLVVDDHGRGIPPESREEIFQRFHRGPDSPGSGLGLTLVAQQAALHGGHITVSDRPDGRPGTRFELHLPATGVQDVEYTLPLLHRDWLTRTPEQAPPGLFTKRT; this comes from the coding sequence GTGAAACTGTCCACCCGTATCGCGCTCGCGGTCGGCGTGAGTGTGCCCGTGCTGGTCCTCGCTTCCGGCTGGCTGCTGCTCCACCTGGTCAGCAGCGACCTGCGCACGCACCAGAACGACCAACTACGCGCCCGCGCGACGGTCGTAGCCCAGAACGCCAAGGCGTATCTGGACGTGGCCGGGACCGACCACCCGCTCCTGGAGCAGGTCCGCCGACGCCGGCTGATCAACTCCGCCCGGGATGTGGGCGTCCGGCTGAAGGGGCCGCAGGACACGATCTCGGCCGGCCCGCAGCCCGAGCCGAACCCCACGCTGCCCCGCAACGCCCTGACGCCCGTCACCGTGACCTCCGGCGGCAAGGACTGGCTCGTCCTGTCACTGTGCGTCGGTGCCGCGGCGAAAGAGAGCAACACCCCGAATCTGTGGCTGCTGTCACCGGACACGGCCGAGGACGAACTGGCGCTGGTGCGCCAACGGGTACTGACCGGTGCGCTGGTGGCCGCCGCACTGGCCGGTGCCACCGCCTGGGCCATCGCCGCCCGGGCGGTTCTTCCGCTACGGCGGCTTCAGCGGCGTACCAGTGGACTGGACCCCAGGACCAGCACCGTACGCCTGGAGCACACGCCGACCCGGATCACCGAGGTGGACGACCTGGCGTACACGGTGCAGACCGTGCTCGCCCGCTACGACGAGCAGGCCGCGCGCACCGGGGAGGCGCTGGCCACCGCCCGCGCGTTCGCCGCGACCGCCTCCCACGAGCTGCGCACCCCGCTGATGAGCATGCGCACCAACCTCGACATCCTCACCGACCACCCCGACCTCGACCCCGAGGACCGGGCGGAGGTGCTCGGGGACCTCGGGCGCGAACACACCCGGCTGCTCGGGCTGCTGGTGATGCTGAAGGCGCTCGCACAGGGCGACCTGATCGAGGCGGACGCGTTCTCGTCACTGGACCTCGGGGAGCTCGTGGAGGCGTCGGTCTGCGACCTGCGGCGCACTCGCCCCGACGCCGAAGTGTCCGTACGCACCACCGCGGGGGTGCGTGTCGACGGCTGGGAGCAGGGTCTGCGCTCGGCGGTGGACAACCTGCTGACCAACGCCTGGACCCACGGCCGCGCCGAAGACGGCGTCGCCCGCATCGAGGTGACCCTGCGCCCGCCGCTCGGTGGGCGCGAGGCGACCGCGGTGCTCGTGGTGGACGACCACGGCCGCGGCATCCCTCCCGAAAGCCGCGAGGAGATCTTCCAGCGTTTCCACCGCGGCCCCGACAGCCCCGGCTCCGGCCTGGGCCTCACCCTGGTCGCCCAGCAAGCCGCCCTCCACGGGGGCCACATCACCGTGTCGGACCGCCCTGACGGCCGGCCCGGCACACGCTTCGAGCTCCACCTGCCGGCCACGGGCGTCCAGGACGTGGAGTACACCCTGCCGCTGCTGCACCGCGACTGGCTGACCCGAACCCCCGAACAGGCCCCGCCGGGCCTGTTCACCAAGCGCACCTAG
- a CDS encoding response regulator transcription factor, with translation MAGKAGRVLVVDDDAAIRRSLARGLRLSGFTVTIADGGHTGLAEARAGRPDIVVLDVSMPDLSGIDVCRALRDDGDDVPVLMLSALDETADRVAGLQAGGDDYLVKPFALQELVLRLHALLRRRPPAATAPLRVGGLVLDPAAHQAVLDDRPLQLTRREFALLEILARNAGIVLTREQLLDWVWGYDFQVRSDAVDTFVSYLRRKLEAGGRPRMVHTVRGVGFVLRADRQTPHIEDTP, from the coding sequence ATGGCAGGCAAGGCCGGGCGGGTCCTGGTGGTCGACGACGACGCGGCGATACGGCGGTCACTGGCACGGGGGCTGAGACTGAGCGGATTCACGGTGACGATCGCGGACGGCGGTCACACCGGTCTGGCGGAGGCCCGCGCCGGCCGCCCCGACATCGTCGTCCTGGACGTCAGCATGCCCGATCTCAGCGGCATCGACGTGTGCCGGGCCCTGCGCGACGACGGCGACGACGTACCCGTGCTGATGCTCTCCGCGCTGGACGAGACGGCCGACCGGGTGGCGGGCCTACAGGCGGGCGGGGACGACTACCTGGTCAAGCCGTTCGCACTCCAGGAGTTGGTCCTGCGGCTGCACGCCCTGCTGCGCCGCCGCCCGCCGGCCGCCACCGCCCCCCTCCGCGTCGGCGGCCTCGTCCTCGACCCGGCCGCCCACCAGGCCGTTCTGGACGACCGGCCACTGCAACTGACCCGGCGCGAGTTCGCGCTGCTGGAGATCCTGGCCCGCAACGCGGGCATCGTGCTCACCCGCGAGCAACTGCTGGACTGGGTCTGGGGATACGACTTCCAGGTCCGCAGTGACGCCGTCGACACCTTCGTCAGCTATCTGCGGCGCAAGCTGGAGGCAGGCGGCCGGCCCCGGATGGTGCACACCGTGCGCGGGGTCGGTTTCGTCCTGCGCGCGGACCGCCAGACCCCGCACATCGAGGACACGCCGTGA